From the genome of Prunus persica cultivar Lovell chromosome G8, Prunus_persica_NCBIv2, whole genome shotgun sequence:
cattgataaacaaaaaatttgtattGAAAAATGAACATGGCATGAACATTAATAGACTCAATATTTGTAGAATACCTGTAGCGCATGTTCCACACGTGAGAAGTCCCAATGTCTTCCATTGGGATGGAAATCCCATCTCTTGCCTCCAGTTCTGGAAGATGGGTTTCTGCTTCCTTCTAATTAATCATTAATTAACAACACCACCAACAATTGCAATTAACAAAATGAGTATAACCAATTTCAATTAAGTAAGTGAAGAGTCAGTTCAAATGATGATTAAGGAAATTAATGACGCACTTTTGGTAACACAATCCTTCCAAGACTACCCACATCGCTCTGCTTCAACACCTTCTGCAGAAGAAACTTCAAATTCTTCTCAGATTTCCAtccctaaaaaagaaaaaaaaaaacaatggcaAGCAAGTATTAATTAGTTGATCAAAATTGTTTTCTATATCATCCCCAATCAATTAATATTGTACCAATTAAGAATGTTGAGCATAACTGCACCAAATTACACAACCCACCTGGCGCCTCTCCTGCCTTTCCTGTGCAGCACTACTACGCCCCTGATTGTAATTCTGTGCTTGAGTACTAGCCGGCCGATCCATCTGCTGCAAGGGAGGAGGCGGTGCAGCCTCTTGTGTAATGCTAGGCATCATGGCCGGGGATTGGGACGGGGCCGCAGTAGCAGTGGGCCAGTAAAACCAGTTGCCCGGATTGGCTTGTAGTGGCACAGTATTAGTGCAATTCAGATCGGCTGCGTTCCCAACAAGCCTTGTGTGCTGCTGATGAAGGAGATGATCCGGCATTTGAGCATTAaggtgctgctgctgctgatgtCCATGCCTATGGTGTGACACAAGCCGTCTCTGCCTCGccatcctcttcttcctcgccTCTTTCGTAGCTGAAGACCCTAACCTCATCAATTGATGCTCACCATTCAATGGAAAATATTGGTAAGGCTGGTATTGACTTCCATACCCGGCAAAAGCCTGGGGATGATGCTGTGGAGGAGGGGCTAGGTGAATGTTATTGTCCGGGAACGACCCGTAATGGGCCGTTCCCATGCCGAACGGAGACGACGGCCAGGTAGGTTGCCCAGAGTCAATCATGTGATGATATTCCGGTGATGGTTGGTATGGACCTGGCCCGTTAACATACTGGTCAGGCGCTATGTACCCCATCATGGAAGGGTAAGCTGCCGGAGGCGGAGTGGGGACAAGGATTCCCCCGGCCTGATCATAGGCTGCATGTGGCGGCGGTGCCATCCAAGGAGTTTGGGTGAAACTACAAGAAGGGTTTGATTCAAGAACTCTAGGGCTTGtgttagggttagggttttgaaaAGGGTCTTGGGCAACAATATCGGCGTCTTTGGTGGTAAGACTATTACTGCGCCTCTTTTGGAGATGGTTGGTCTGAACCCACTCAAGCACAAGTTTAAGCAACTGCTTCATGGCCTCTTTACCTCCCCCCAACCGCCTGGCCGCGCACTCGATTGTCGACTTCTTGATCTTCACACTTCTCAAGTCTTCAGCGGAGACCGTCTCTCTGTTTGACCTCAGCCACTCCAAGAACACCATGGCCATGTCGTCCGGCTCCTTGTTCTCATTCTGATCATCCTCCTTGTTATTCTCCTCATCACGAACTGCAACTTCCTgttcttgttgttgttgaggAATAATTGCAGTGGCTTCATTAGGGTCTTGTAATTGGTGGGGCGCTAGTAATTGCTGGTGGTCGTCATCTTGTTGAAACTGCTCCATTAAAAGGCTGTCACTTTGGAAAATGGAGGAGGGGTCAAAAAACTCATTGGACTCGAACAGATCCATGTACCCAAAAGTCTCCATCGCACCCATGCAATCCATGGCTCCGCCTTCCCTGCTGAGATCCGACGGCTGAGAGATCTCCATCGAGGCGGTGGAGGACAAGGCATGCGCATCAACCGCCTGATCATCACCCTGTGAGTACTGGTGGAGGTGGTTGTAACTGTTATGGTGGTGCCTTCTCTCCCCATCTTCCTCCGCGTCCGATCTCAAGATGGCCCAGGAGGCCGCGGAGGAGGACGAGGAGACCGAAGACGAGGTGGACGATGAAGTGGCCGACTTGACCGGTGCAGGGGTTGAAgatgaggaggaagaagatgacatGCATGGGAAGTCAGGGAGAGGAGGGAAGTGGTCATTGTAGAAAATGGAAGGGTCATTGACATCAGCAAGGAGAGCAGTTTCTTGGTCATTGTCATCAAGCCACATCTCACTTGGGTCCACACCCAAATTATCCTCCTGATCTTCCAGTTCCTCCAtggcaccaccaccaccaaaccCATCTGAGATTGGAATATTTGCATCTTTCATGTGGTGATGATGAAGATCTCCTGCATGCAgatcttgatgatgatgaacttGAACTTGCTTccccttcattttttttactcAAATAACTgatctttttttccctttctgtTGGTATCAGATATTTTTGTGAAAGAGatagtggagagagagagaagggtttAAGTTATTTTCTGCTTCTGTGTACGGATAAGTGcaaagagatagagagaaagaagattgTATTGGATTATGGAAGCAAAAGAGTGAAAGGGCCCGCTTTTGGTATCAAACCCTCACACAGAAGCAACATAAAGAAGCAACATAAAGCATCTGATACTCTCTGCGCTATCAACAACACCATCAAAGATAACcacacaaataataataatatcaaaacaacaattttattattatataaaataaaaaaaacctattttAAGTCATCTCACCACCACAGAAGGCGACGTCACTGCTCTCTAACCCATGAATCTGTTGATATTTAACTGGGTCATTATCTCAGAACATCGACCTCTCCAAACACTAAATCTCTGCGCTAAGACCGAGATTAACAGAAAACCAGAGAGGAGATTACCAAAACCACCGACTCTTTCTGCAAAAGTCCGGCGAGGGCAAGACAAACAGAGCAGGAGCCTCTCCAAGAATGAGAGCACGCACGCTTAAATGGAGGGAAAAAGCTCAACAGCCCCCATGTGTGTTCTGGTTTGTTCTGGGaggtttcattgtatttgCACCCACTtctgtttatttctttttctctctttttattttttttgggttttttttattttttatagataAGTTCAAATGGTTTTTTCCTcgggttttattttatttttctgagaGTAGTGGGGTTTTAATCCGAATCTCATCCCTCATTAAGTAAGAGAGAGATAGGAAGAGAAAAGAATCCAAAGAGATGGAGAGGCAGTTTTAGAGAGAGTGCAATAAAGGAGACGGattaaaagaaacaagaaaacaaaaccgcGTGCCGCTACTTTCTTAGCCCTCACTCCGGATTTTGTGCCACCCGCCATACGTTCCCACCTGAATGGTACCACCATGCGGTGCCTCAGCCTTTACCCTTACTATTTACAACTTCATCATTAACCCACATTTCACATTAACAGCCTCTAATTAGGGTTTTCTTCAACATACTTTtgctaattaaaaaaagaaaaaaaattaatcaatccAAGCGATAGTCCAAATTACCCTAATAGCACATTTACTAATCCGTAATCGGGTTAGGATGAATTGAACTGAGGAGTTGGAATCCGAATTCTCATTAAAgttgtttattaaattatcatgAATTGGAAATGAAAGTAGTTTTATTGCCAAAATACACTTAttctaaataaattattaggtAAAAGTGAATggcaaatttggaattttaaaatttttgtgaggatataatgagTAAAAAAGATGGATTCCGGACTAGTTCTCCataaattagaataccacATCCCA
Proteins encoded in this window:
- the LOC18767963 gene encoding B3 domain-containing transcription factor ABI3 isoform X3; this translates as MKDANIPISDGFGGGGAMEELEDQEDNLGVDPSEMWLDDNDQETALLADVNDPSIFYNDHFPPLPDFPCMSSSSSSSSTPAPVKSATSSSTSSSVSSSSSAASWAILRSDAEEDGERRHHHNSYNHLHQYSQGDDQAVDAHALSSTASMEISQPSDLSREGGAMDCMGAMETFGYMDLFESNEFFDPSSIFQSDSLLMEQFQQDDDHQQLLAPHQLQDPNEATAIIPQQQQEQEVAVRDEENNKEDDQNENKEPDDMAMVFLEWLRSNRETVSAEDLRSVKIKKSTIECAARRLGGGKEAMKQLLKLVLEWVQTNHLQKRRSNSLTTKDADIVAQDPFQNPNPNTSPRVLESNPSCSFTQTPWMAPPPHAAYDQAGGILVPTPPPAAYPSMMGYIAPDQYVNGPGPYQPSPEYHHMIDSGQPTWPSSPFGMGTAHYGSFPDNNIHLAPPPQHHPQAFAGYGSQYQPYQYFPLNGEHQLMRLGSSATKEARKKRMARQRRLVSHHRHGHQQQQHLNAQMPDHLLHQQHTRLVGNAADLNCTNTVPLQANPGNWFYWPTATAAPSQSPAMMPSITQEAAPPPPLQQMDRPASTQAQNYNQGRSSAAQERQERRQGWKSEKNLKFLLQKVLKQSDVGSLGRIVLPKKEAETHLPELEARDGISIPMEDIGTSHVWNMRYSFRYWPNNKSRMYLLENTGDFVRANGLQEGDFIVIYSDVKCNKYMIRGVKVRHAGAKSEGNKRPGKSQRNQHASTPAGTNGSSPSSASASATHKKQ
- the LOC18767963 gene encoding B3 domain-containing transcription factor ABI3 isoform X4, which codes for MKDANIPISDGFGGGGAMEELEDQEDNLGVDPSEMWLDDNDQETALLADVNDPSIFYNDHFPPLPDFPCMSSSSSSSSTPAPVKSATSSSTSSSVSSSSSAASWAILRSDAEEDGERRHHHNSYNHLHQYSQGDDQAVDAHALSSTASMEISQPSDLSREGGAMDCMGAMETFGYMDLFESNEFFDPSSIFQSDSLLMEQFQQDDDHQQLLAPHQLQDPNEATAIIPQQQQEQEVAVRDEENNKEDDQNENKEPDDMAMVFLEWLRSNRETVSAEDLRSVKIKKSTIECAARRLGGGKEAMKQLLKLVLEWVQTNHLQKRRSNSLTTKDADIVAQDPFQNPNPNTSPRVLESNPSCSFTQTPWMAPPPHAAYDQAGGILVPTPPPAAYPSMMGYIAPDQYVNGPGPYQPSPEYHHMIDSGQPTWPSSPFGMGTAHYGSFPDNNIHLAPPPQHHPQAFAGYGSQYQPYQYFPLNGEHQLMRLGSSATKEARKKRMARQRRLVSHHRHGHQQQQHLNAQMPDHLLHQQHTRLVGNAADLNCTNTVPLQANPGNWFYWPTATAAPSQSPAMMPSITQEAAPPPPLQQMDRPASTQAQNYNQGRSSAAQERQERRQGWKSEKNLKFLLQKVLKQSDVGSLGRIVLPKKEAETHLPELEARDGISIPMEDIGTSHVWNMRYRYWPNNKSRMYLLENTGDFVRANGLQEGDFIVIYSDVKCNKYMIRGVKVRHAGAKSEGNKRPGKSQRNQHASTPAGTNGSSPSSASASATHKKQ
- the LOC18767963 gene encoding B3 domain-containing transcription factor ABI3 isoform X2, with translation MKGKQVQVHHHQDLHAGDLHHHHMKDANIPISDGFGGGGAMEELEDQEDNLGVDPSEMWLDDNDQETALLADVNDPSIFYNDHFPPLPDFPCMSSSSSSSSTPAPVKSATSSSTSSSVSSSSSAASWAILRSDAEEDGERRHHHNSYNHLHQYSQGDDQAVDAHALSSTASMEISQPSDLSREGGAMDCMGAMETFGYMDLFESNEFFDPSSIFQSDSLLMEQFQQDDDHQQLLAPHQLQDPNEATAIIPQQQQEQEVAVRDEENNKEDDQNENKEPDDMAMVFLEWLRSNRETVSAEDLRSVKIKKSTIECAARRLGGGKEAMKQLLKLVLEWVQTNHLQKRRSNSLTTKDADIVAQDPFQNPNPNTSPRVLESNPSCSFTQTPWMAPPPHAAYDQAGGILVPTPPPAAYPSMMGYIAPDQYVNGPGPYQPSPEYHHMIDSGQPTWPSSPFGMGTAHYGSFPDNNIHLAPPPQHHPQAFAGYGSQYQPYQYFPLNGEHQLMRLGSSATKEARKKRMARQRRLVSHHRHGHQQQQHLNAQMPDHLLHQQHTRLVGNAADLNCTNTVPLQANPGNWFYWPTATAAPSQSPAMMPSITQEAAPPPPLQQMDRPASTQAQNYNQGRSSAAQERQERRQGWKSEKNLKFLLQKVLKQSDVGSLGRIVLPKKEAETHLPELEARDGISIPMEDIGTSHVWNMRYRYWPNNKSRMYLLENTGDFVRANGLQEGDFIVIYSDVKCNKYMIRGVKVRHAGAKSEGNKRPGKSQRNQHASTPAGTNGSSPSSASASATHKKQ
- the LOC18767963 gene encoding B3 domain-containing transcription factor ABI3 isoform X1, yielding MKGKQVQVHHHQDLHAGDLHHHHMKDANIPISDGFGGGGAMEELEDQEDNLGVDPSEMWLDDNDQETALLADVNDPSIFYNDHFPPLPDFPCMSSSSSSSSTPAPVKSATSSSTSSSVSSSSSAASWAILRSDAEEDGERRHHHNSYNHLHQYSQGDDQAVDAHALSSTASMEISQPSDLSREGGAMDCMGAMETFGYMDLFESNEFFDPSSIFQSDSLLMEQFQQDDDHQQLLAPHQLQDPNEATAIIPQQQQEQEVAVRDEENNKEDDQNENKEPDDMAMVFLEWLRSNRETVSAEDLRSVKIKKSTIECAARRLGGGKEAMKQLLKLVLEWVQTNHLQKRRSNSLTTKDADIVAQDPFQNPNPNTSPRVLESNPSCSFTQTPWMAPPPHAAYDQAGGILVPTPPPAAYPSMMGYIAPDQYVNGPGPYQPSPEYHHMIDSGQPTWPSSPFGMGTAHYGSFPDNNIHLAPPPQHHPQAFAGYGSQYQPYQYFPLNGEHQLMRLGSSATKEARKKRMARQRRLVSHHRHGHQQQQHLNAQMPDHLLHQQHTRLVGNAADLNCTNTVPLQANPGNWFYWPTATAAPSQSPAMMPSITQEAAPPPPLQQMDRPASTQAQNYNQGRSSAAQERQERRQGWKSEKNLKFLLQKVLKQSDVGSLGRIVLPKKEAETHLPELEARDGISIPMEDIGTSHVWNMRYSFRYWPNNKSRMYLLENTGDFVRANGLQEGDFIVIYSDVKCNKYMIRGVKVRHAGAKSEGNKRPGKSQRNQHASTPAGTNGSSPSSASASATHKKQ